From Alienimonas californiensis, a single genomic window includes:
- a CDS encoding aminotransferase class I/II-fold pyridoxal phosphate-dependent enzyme, translated as MSAVQISGSREPADRAPLLDALLAYADRGVRGLHTPGHKSGRFAPPRMLEALGPAAFRLDLPAMGVTDNTFHPRGCLAEAERLAADLYEASATRFLAGGATLGIIAGVLAAVPEGDSLLLSRIAHRSAFSALALSGATPRYLMPRSADPAAAAELSPADVAHHLDADPRIRALLLTRPSYYGVAASLDVLREVAALCRRRGVLTIVDEAHGGHFKFLPAGRGPGSAVDAPVDLVIQSPHKTLGALVGGAWAHFPQESRLDPDRFAARMNLLQTTSPSNLVLASLDAARQWLHGGGRNRFPDAVPEVAALRAKLAALPGVRLSGASRDPEDFATTDPFRLAVDVSETGADGPAVERVLRERRIEHEFCDRTHVVFVLGPGDDRAAWDDLIDTFAALPPGQPGENGHGGGAVLPEPLVRLSPRRAASLPTESVPRAGAAGRIAGEVIAVYPPGIPLACPGEEVTAEVLRAADAAAAAGLSVHAADSTLKRILVLAD; from the coding sequence GTGTCTGCCGTTCAGATTTCCGGTTCGCGGGAGCCCGCTGACCGCGCCCCGCTGCTGGACGCGCTGTTGGCGTATGCCGACCGCGGCGTCCGCGGTCTGCACACGCCGGGGCACAAGTCCGGACGCTTCGCCCCGCCGCGAATGTTGGAAGCCCTCGGGCCGGCCGCGTTCCGGCTCGACCTGCCGGCGATGGGCGTCACGGACAACACGTTCCACCCCCGCGGCTGTCTGGCGGAGGCGGAGCGGTTGGCCGCCGACCTTTATGAGGCGTCCGCCACCCGGTTCCTCGCCGGCGGGGCGACGCTCGGCATTATTGCAGGAGTCCTCGCGGCGGTCCCGGAGGGGGATTCGCTGCTGCTCAGCCGGATCGCGCACCGCAGCGCCTTTTCCGCGCTGGCCCTGTCCGGGGCGACGCCGCGGTATCTGATGCCGCGGTCCGCCGATCCGGCCGCCGCCGCGGAGCTCTCCCCGGCGGACGTCGCCCACCATCTGGACGCCGACCCCCGCATTCGCGCGTTGTTGCTGACCCGGCCGAGCTACTACGGCGTGGCGGCGAGTCTGGACGTCCTGCGGGAGGTCGCGGCGCTCTGCCGCCGGCGGGGCGTGCTGACGATCGTGGACGAAGCCCACGGCGGCCACTTCAAGTTCCTGCCCGCCGGGCGCGGGCCGGGATCGGCGGTCGACGCGCCGGTCGATCTCGTGATCCAGAGCCCGCACAAGACGCTCGGCGCGCTGGTCGGGGGAGCCTGGGCGCACTTTCCGCAGGAATCGCGGCTGGACCCCGACCGCTTCGCGGCCCGGATGAACCTGCTCCAGACCACGTCCCCGTCCAACCTCGTCCTGGCCTCCCTCGACGCCGCCCGGCAGTGGTTGCACGGCGGCGGCCGCAACCGCTTCCCCGACGCGGTGCCGGAGGTCGCGGCCCTGCGGGCGAAGCTCGCGGCGCTGCCCGGCGTGCGTTTGTCCGGGGCGAGCCGCGACCCGGAGGACTTCGCCACGACCGACCCCTTCCGATTGGCGGTGGACGTGTCCGAGACGGGGGCCGACGGCCCGGCGGTGGAGCGGGTCCTGCGAGAGCGTCGAATCGAACACGAGTTCTGCGACCGGACGCACGTCGTTTTCGTTTTGGGACCGGGCGACGACCGGGCCGCCTGGGACGACCTGATCGACACGTTCGCGGCCCTGCCCCCGGGTCAGCCGGGAGAGAACGGCCACGGGGGCGGCGCCGTGCTGCCGGAGCCGCTGGTGCGGCTCTCCCCCCGTCGCGCCGCCTCCCTGCCCACCGAATCCGTCCCGCGGGCCGGCGCCGCGGGCCGGATCGCCGGCGAGGTGATCGCGGTCTACCCGCCGGGCATCCCGCTGGCCTGCCCCGGCGAGGAGGTCACCGCCGAGGTGTTGCGCGCCGCCGACGCGGCCGCGGCGGCGGGCCTGTCCGTCC
- a CDS encoding DUF3326 domain-containing protein, producing the protein MHVKSVSLNVDGQTVRGDLASLGRELEERCGGIPLRFSAIDGRGDAVRCEVETAFGFEGGAEFPSIFEYRRRGPERVDAMNAVMLIPTGVDCTIGGHAGDATPAAKVLAQVCDRLVLHPNVVNASDVNEQPENALYVEGSQICRLLTGAAGLRRVRSNRVLVVTDPAERGGAGFEEDGELGSGWVLDQVVNCASTARATMGIDVPEVLIAHGGLGVRIEYSPAGRATGRIDSLEPLVRLLRSRRAEFDAVAVASKITPPVDSLQLHADYFNGDRPNPWGGAEAALTHTLSSLLEVPVAHAPTMSDLSLRTERYGRVDPRKAAEVISVTYLMCVLKGLHKAPALVAGSSAYDPSELHAEDVSALIVPDGCLGLPVLAARAQGIRVIAVQENENLMRNDLGALGWAPGQFHQVSSYLEAAGLLAAIKAGVAPESVRRPIAPTRVRRGDAPKAGSSHGSSSNGAARRVESRNGHLAGVN; encoded by the coding sequence ATGCACGTGAAATCTGTCTCCCTTAACGTTGACGGGCAGACAGTCCGCGGCGATCTGGCAAGTCTGGGTCGAGAGCTGGAAGAGCGGTGCGGCGGGATCCCGCTGCGATTCTCGGCGATCGACGGTCGCGGGGACGCGGTGCGCTGTGAGGTCGAGACGGCATTCGGGTTCGAGGGCGGGGCGGAGTTCCCCTCGATCTTCGAATACCGCCGCCGCGGCCCGGAGCGGGTCGACGCGATGAACGCCGTCATGCTCATCCCCACCGGGGTGGACTGCACGATCGGCGGGCACGCCGGCGACGCCACGCCCGCCGCGAAGGTCCTGGCCCAGGTCTGCGACCGGCTCGTCCTGCACCCGAACGTGGTGAACGCCAGCGACGTGAACGAACAGCCGGAGAACGCGCTGTACGTCGAGGGCAGCCAGATCTGCCGGTTGCTGACCGGTGCCGCCGGCCTGCGGCGGGTGCGTTCGAACCGGGTGCTGGTGGTCACCGATCCGGCCGAGCGGGGAGGCGCGGGCTTCGAGGAAGACGGCGAACTCGGTTCCGGCTGGGTGCTGGATCAGGTCGTGAACTGCGCCTCCACGGCGCGAGCGACTATGGGCATTGACGTGCCCGAAGTCCTCATTGCCCACGGCGGACTGGGCGTCCGGATCGAGTACTCCCCCGCCGGTCGCGCGACCGGGCGGATCGACTCTCTGGAACCGCTGGTCCGCCTGCTGCGGAGCCGCCGCGCGGAGTTCGACGCCGTCGCCGTCGCCAGCAAGATCACTCCCCCGGTCGACTCGCTGCAACTCCACGCGGACTACTTCAACGGCGACCGGCCCAACCCCTGGGGCGGCGCCGAGGCGGCCCTGACGCACACGCTGTCCTCGCTGCTGGAAGTGCCGGTCGCCCACGCCCCGACGATGTCCGACCTGTCGCTGCGGACGGAGCGGTACGGCCGGGTCGACCCCCGGAAGGCGGCGGAGGTCATCTCCGTGACGTACCTGATGTGCGTGCTCAAGGGCCTGCACAAGGCCCCCGCGCTGGTGGCGGGATCGTCGGCTTACGACCCCTCCGAACTGCACGCCGAAGACGTGTCGGCCCTGATCGTGCCGGACGGCTGCCTAGGGCTGCCGGTCCTCGCCGCCCGGGCGCAGGGCATCCGCGTGATCGCGGTGCAGGAAAACGAGAACCTCATGCGGAACGACCTGGGCGCCCTCGGCTGGGCTCCGGGACAGTTCCACCAGGTGAGCAGCTACCTCGAAGCGGCCGGCCTGTTGGCGGCGATCAAGGCGGGCGTGGCCCCGGAATCGGTCCGTCGGCCGATCGCCCCCACCCGCGTCCGCCGCGGCGACGCGCCGAAGGCCGGGTCGTCCCACGGGAGTTCCTCGAACGGCGCCGCACGCCGCGTGGAATCCCGGAACGGCCATCTGGCCGGCGTGAACTGA
- the nhaA gene encoding Na+/H+ antiporter NhaA: MADRQKSVERFSFPQEPIDRLVKPINQFLHVEAASGIVLLLCAVAALAAANSAIAEAYLGFWKTPIGVAVGDFELRHSLKHWINDGLMAVFFFVIGLEVKRELVLGELQDIRRAALPLAAALGGMLLPASIYLASQFGETGQRGWGIPMATDIAFVVGCMAVLGRRVPSALRIVLLSLAIIDDIGAILVIAFGYTESIHWIWLTAGIAGIGLVCIMQRLGIRSMGMYTLLGVLIWLGFHESGIHATIAGVVLGLMTPARAYLERGTGKELLKRASEFIHGGSWEKEPDRAAEISRYRRATRETISPLEYLIHVLHPWVAFFIMPVFALANAGVPFQAADAASPVALAVIAGLAVGKPAGILILCWLALKTGLARLPAGVTWRHLAGGGFLAGIGFTMALFIAGLAFADETLLRSAKVGVLVGSLTSAVVGMAVLATSPVSLAATQTGPVHGSEP, from the coding sequence ATGGCAGACCGTCAGAAATCCGTCGAACGATTTTCTTTCCCGCAAGAGCCGATCGATCGGTTGGTCAAGCCGATCAATCAGTTTCTCCACGTCGAAGCGGCGAGCGGGATCGTCCTCCTGCTCTGTGCGGTCGCGGCTCTCGCGGCGGCGAACTCCGCGATTGCCGAGGCGTATCTCGGCTTCTGGAAGACGCCGATCGGCGTCGCCGTGGGAGACTTCGAACTGCGGCATTCCCTGAAACACTGGATTAACGACGGGTTAATGGCGGTGTTTTTCTTCGTCATCGGCCTGGAGGTGAAACGCGAACTTGTCCTTGGGGAACTGCAGGACATTCGGCGCGCCGCCCTGCCGCTCGCGGCGGCGCTTGGCGGGATGCTCCTGCCGGCGTCGATCTATCTGGCATCGCAGTTCGGCGAAACGGGGCAGCGGGGGTGGGGAATTCCCATGGCCACGGACATCGCCTTCGTCGTGGGGTGCATGGCGGTGCTCGGCCGGCGGGTGCCCTCCGCTCTCCGAATCGTTCTGCTCTCCCTGGCGATTATCGACGATATCGGGGCGATCCTGGTGATCGCCTTCGGTTATACCGAATCCATCCACTGGATCTGGCTGACGGCGGGGATCGCGGGGATCGGCCTCGTCTGCATCATGCAACGCCTGGGGATTCGCAGCATGGGCATGTACACGCTGTTGGGCGTCTTAATCTGGCTCGGGTTTCATGAGTCCGGTATCCACGCCACGATCGCCGGCGTGGTTCTGGGATTAATGACGCCGGCTCGCGCCTATCTCGAACGTGGAACCGGCAAGGAACTCCTGAAGCGCGCCAGCGAGTTTATTCACGGCGGAAGTTGGGAAAAGGAGCCGGACCGTGCGGCGGAAATCAGTCGATACCGCCGCGCGACGCGGGAGACGATCTCTCCCCTGGAGTATTTGATTCACGTCCTGCACCCCTGGGTCGCCTTTTTTATCATGCCCGTGTTCGCGCTGGCCAACGCCGGGGTGCCGTTTCAGGCTGCGGACGCGGCGTCCCCCGTGGCGCTGGCGGTGATCGCGGGGCTGGCCGTCGGTAAGCCGGCCGGCATTCTGATCTTGTGTTGGCTCGCGTTAAAAACCGGCCTGGCCCGGCTCCCTGCGGGGGTCACCTGGCGGCACCTGGCGGGCGGGGGATTTCTGGCGGGCATCGGCTTCACGATGGCCCTATTTATCGCCGGCCTTGCGTTCGCGGACGAAACGTTACTGCGGTCGGCCAAGGTCGGCGTGCTCGTCGGATCGCTGACCAGCGCCGTGGTCGGTATGGCCGTCCTCGCAACCTCTCCGGTCTCCTTGGCGGCCACGCAGACCGGGCCGGTTCACGGATCAGAACCATGA